One Legionella lytica genomic window, TAATATAAAGGAAGCAGAACAATTTAGGGTGTCCTCTTTATTTTTAGACCAAATAGCAGCCATCATTGGAATAAGATAACATTCTTTAAATTGCTCTGAGTACTTATTTTCCATGATGAAGTCATTGATGGTTATTTCGAGATCATTAGTTCGAGCCAAGAATTTTTTTGCATCACAATTAAATAAAATAATGTCTTTAATTAGGTGATAAAAGTCTATTTTAAATAGGTTTCGACGATCTGAAAAAAGAGTATTTAAATTATGACCGCTGTACTCAAGTCTCCTAGGATCAGAACGATAACTAAAACTCATTTCACTGGGTTGAATTGCTACATTTAACTCTTCAAGCAGTTTACAAAAGTTGGGGTATGTTCTTTTGTTAAAAACAATGAAGCCGGTATCGATCGAGTATGTAGTTTCTCTAGCGACGACAGACAGAGTATGTGTATGACCACCAAGATAGTCGTTGGCCTCAAATAATGAAACATCATGGTTTTTGCTTAAAAGATAGGAACTCGTTAAACCAGATATCCCTGAGCCAATCACTGCAATCCTTTTCTTCAAAAATAATTCCTTTTTATCAGTTTGGTTGTTAATTTATTTAAAGGGAGTCACTTTGTAAAGCTAATCACCTCAATTGTTCTATTTTTATTTGTGGGGCTGAGATAGATAACTTGCCACACTAGCGTGAACATAAAATAATACTTAATGCATTCACAATAAAACTTATTAGTTTTAGAATTGAATTGTAATTGAAATAATTAATACATGCAGAATTTTTTCATGGACAAGTGTAATCAGATAAGGAATCATTAATGGCTAAAAAAATCACTTTGACCACTACTGGTGGTAACCCCATTGGTGATAATCAAAACGCTTTGACCGCTGGAGCCAGAGGGCTCTATTACTTCAATATTACCAGTTAATTGAAAAATTGGCGCACCAAAATCGAGAGCTGATACCCGAACGTGTGGTACATGCTAAAGGCTGGGGAGCATATGGCGTTTTAACAGTGACCCATGATATTACTGCCTATACAAAAGCCGATTTATTTTCTGAAGTAGGAAAGAAAACAGGATTAATTACACGCTTTTCAACAGTTGCTGGTGAAATGGGGGCAGCAGATGCAGAGCGAGATGTGCGAGGATTTTCGGTCAAGCTCTATACAAACCAAGGTAATTGGGATCTAGTAGGTAATGGGGTCACTACCCCAAGCTTGGATTCAATAAAATAATTGCCCGAGATCCTCGCGCAACAAGATTTAAAAGCCAGCGTGCCAGATGTTCTATTTCTTCCAACAATACTTTATTAGTTAATATGATGCTTTCTTTCTGATTAAGGAAGGTTAAACATGTTTTATCTGGTGAATTATAAGCATTTTTTCTTAACAACTCGATGATAGTAGGTATTTTGTTATTTTTTTACAACGCATATTATTCCCACTTAAAACTGCACAACTATTTTACAGTTTGGTAGAATATAAGTTGTGTTGCAAAACGGCAAGTCGTTTATGAATTACTCATAAATCAGTTATATCATTTATAATGATGAACGATAATATCATGGTTTTATTTGCTTGATAGAGTAATACTTCCTAGAGCGAATCGCTCCATTTGATCATTAAATTGACATTTTTGGGTTAGATTTATATTATCTATGCGCAGAAAAATAACAATCATTCATGGAATATCAAGCTCATGCCCAACCCTATGTTAAAACTAATAAGTGAAAAAAAGCCGTTGATTGAAATTCAAAAATATTCACAAACGCATCGTGAAAAACTCCCTTTATTCGTAAAACTAGCTGAATTAAATAATAAAACCGTATATCAATATATTAAAAAGTATAAAAAATTACATAACCTAAGTTTGTGTGAGCTGATCAAGCATAAGCTTATTGATTTTAACGAGATGAATGATGAAGAGAATAATCTCATGACTTGTCTAGTTAATGAGGATGAGTTGCTGTGTTTTCAACAGCTTTTATTGTGCGGGGAAAAACCGAACGAACAAATTTTTACGGATTCTGAAGAAGGAACTATAGGTAATTTTTTACGATACCGACCTGGGAGGGATTCTCTTTCAGTGTATGAATTGGTTAATAAAAGGGTAGCAGATCTCGCTCGTTTAAGTGACTTTATCTTTGATTTTGCCGATACTACTGATGAAGAAAGCAGCGAAGCTGAATTAAGTGATACTGAGGAGCTTGATACCGAAGAAAAAACTACCTATGAGAAATTACGTACAAAACTACTAAAAAAATACAATGCAACCGGTGATGGAGAAGAATCTTTAGTTCTTGTTGCCGCGAGAGGCGTGCATTTTGTACCTAAACATTTTCCAAAGCAAACTCGTGATACTGTCTTTGAGAGCAGAAAAAATGCGCATACTACCTATAGTTTTTCAACGCTTATTGATGCAGGTTATGAGGCAGGTGATGAGCCAGATGAAGATGATGATGAAATCACGGCGATTCATGAGCGTAATAAGCAATTTATTGCTGGTTTAAAAGCAACGCCTGATAAAAAAGAGAAAACTACGGCGGGACATCCTCCTCCTGCTGCGCGCAACAAGAAAGTATTTACCAACTTATTTTGGCGAGAAACTCAAGCCTATATTAATAGCTATTCTGTATTATTTAATAAAAAAGGAATTCAAACTAATTTCGCATTCGCATCTCCCAATAATCCCCATCTTTCATTAAGTTGGAAAACTGAGATTGCGGGAATGTACAGCAGTGGCGTTAGATTTGGTTGGAAACGCGGGGAGCGACGTGATCCACATTATCGACGTTCCACTGGTAAGCCGAAACACCCAACTGTGGGGTATATTGATGTCTTTGAGCTACCTTTAGATTATGTGCGTAGCGAAGGAGTAGATAGAATATTAGCCTACAATGCGCATAAAATTGATTTATCTAACATTCATTTAGCCGAGGCGGAGGTAATATTTCACTCAATGATCTCTAAAGAATATCATGTGCGACGTTATATGGTGGTTATGCCTTCTTTTAGCAAAGTTACATCTCAAGCTGAACATGATGAGAAATATTTTGGCATTCAAAATGCAGGCGCCTATACTCGAGCCCGTAATAGCCTATTTAAATCTATTGGTGGAATGGCAAAGGGGGATAGTTATCACAAATGGGTAACTCTACGAGCGGAACATGCTGTTGCCGCACAAGCACGCTTAATTGATAATGCAACAGATGTACGATTATTCAGAAGCGGAAAAGTCCGGGTATATGATCACGGAGAAGACCAAGCTGTATCTGCAAAGTTACCTGTTGCAAACCGTTGAAATTAAGTAATTCAAGTTTAAATTTATCCGCCTGTATTATGGTTACTAATAGGACTAGCGGGGGTATTAGAACAGAAATTTGGTTTTACCCTCATAGTTCCACTCAAAATCGTAAATCTCTGTACAAAATTTCCCTGCTCTGAAAACAGTCGTTAACGTTCAGAGGCACTCACATTACCCCCACCATCAATGGTGGAAATGCAACTCAGAGCTACCTAAAGTTTAATTTGCTTCATCATCAAATTAAACTTTAGGGATAATATTTTTGTAGATGACTCCATCTTTCATGATAACAAGAAGTAAATGAGTTTATTAGCATCCGGATGCAATTCAATTAATTTTAAGGTTGTGTTCTTGGAGTTTCTTTTGACAATGACGCGATGATACTGTTTTTCTTAATAGGCTAATTTCTGAAGTTAAGTTGACCATTGGTTGTAAGAGGCCTCGCTAATACCGAGTTTCACTAATTTTTCGTGGATGGGTTGAGTCATTTATTGCTCGCGTTAGTCATTATGTTTGCATTTTATCTTATTTGAAAGGCACATCGGAACCCATGATGTTTTTTCCATAAAATCTGTAGCTATTGACAATAACTACTAAATGATAAAAATTACAACATCTTTGATTGAGCAGGAAGCTTGAGTATGCCTCACATGTTTTTACCTACAGATGGATTAAAGGTCATTTATAAATTTCTCTCTCCCCACGAATTAATCTCTATAGGAAGCAGCGCAAGCCCTCTAAGTACGCAAACTGGCGATTACAGCTTTATTTGAGCAACATACACAAGAAGCGATGCATTTCCAACAACGGTTACTGCATTATTGGGCACAACATTCTAGCCCATACATGCCTGATGAAAAAACAATGCTTAAGGCATTGGCTTTTTATCCGCCTGAAAAACTGTTAGTAGGGCTTTTTATTTACGCCCAACGGAAACTCACTTTTTCAGAAACTGAATTTCAAACAAGTCTTCAGGCCATTGATACACTTGAATCCCAAAAAGGATTAATTGCTGTCTCTTCTTTAACTGAAAATGCCATGATGCTGACAAACAGGCAACGAGCCACATTATTAGAGGAATTAAAAAAAAAATATACACCCAATACCCCAGCTATGTTGAGTAAGCTCGCTCCTTACATGATTAAGGATGAACTAAAAGCCACCATTGAGTTTCTCATCAAAAAAATATCCAATGAGCATGTAGACCCTCCCATACAAGCTATCCCGGTTTTGGGTTCATATCTTAAACAAACGATCCCAAGCCTATCGTTTATTGTGGCGAATATTATTTTGCCCCGCAATTCCTCTTGGGTACACAGCGTATCTCAGCTATGTTCTATAATTCCCATGGCTCTTTCTGAAGATTGTCTTCTCATCTTAAATTATCTTAAAATACCGCCAAGAAATCAGTTCGGTCACTATAGGGAGTATGGAACCTATCCTGATTTCCTCAGTCATTCACGACCCTTAGTTGGGGTTCTTTACAGGAAGGGACGAAATTTCCCGGTTCACCCTTATAACCCTTTGCCAGTCTAGGCTAGAGTCAATAAATTGATTTTTGCCTGGTTAAATCAAATAACACTAACCTATTGAATATAATTTCATTTGTTTCGTTGGATGATTTCATGTTAGATGAGGAAGATATATAATAAAATATTCAGTGAAATAATTCTTATACTAATTTTTTTAGCACTCAATCTAAGTCCCTCAGCATTAAAAATTTTTAACGACAGAACCTTTTGAATACAGTAAAATGAGTTTCCCTCAACAAAAGTGCAAATCAATTGCACTGATTGATAAGGGAGGTGCTGTATATGGAAAATTTTTTATCAATTGCTTTTTCTTAAGTAAGTCAACTCATGGAGGTATTGGATGAAAAAAATATTATTCTTATCTGTAATTTTAGGGGCTCTTCCCTTAAATTCTATCGCTGGAATATGGGCTACTACAGTTCATAGCCGAGCAAATTGTATCAATAATGAATCAATAACTTGGTGGCTTAATCATTCTTTTGACTGGCGTGTAGTCAGTACTCATGGGAATATTTATGGTAAAGACCGAGATCATTTAATTGATACAGGATATGCCGTTACGTGGAGGCAAGCTGCTGTTCATTGGAATGAAGCTCCATTAAACGATCACCGATGGTTTGTTTCCGGATATCATTATTTAAGCGACTATGGCAATGGACGAATCCCATTCGATACTACCAGTGTAGGGGACTGCAGTATTTATAATGGCTGGTGGGATTATTAAATTAGTACGTAATCATATAAGGATTAAAAATGAATAAAAAATTATTACTTGCCGGAGTTTCTATCTTATTTTCCCTCAATGCAACAGCGGCACATCAAAATTCACTAACAAAAGAAGAAGTTAATAAGCGTAACATTGAAATGCTTTCTAAAGCAGGTATTGAGATTTCTGATTCAAGCGAAATCAGTATTGTTTCAGCCAATAAATATATTAATTCTAAAAATATTTATAAAAATGATAATGATGCTCATATGGCAAAAAAGATGAGAGAATATCTTGCCATGTATGATGAACAACAAAAAAAAGGCTACGTTATGGAGGCAGAACCACGCGCCAAGGAGCTAATGGAATTAAAAAAAGTAGCTCCATTCCACAAAGAAAAATATAAAAATGTTTTTTCTTCTAAAAGTACCCATCTAAGATCTTCTAGTAGCGAACTAAAGTTGGCATATACTTTTGTTGGAGTACCACCATCTGAAATGGATCTCAATATAGGCGTATCGCCCTATGGAGCATATAAGTTAGTTAAAAATGGAGATGATGGTGATGGATGGGACGGGGCTGTTCAGTTTTTTGAAAAAAATGGTATAGGTAGTTGTGCTTTCACTGAACATAATAGAAAGCTTGCCCATAGCGGCGTGGAATTAATAAAGGAATTAACAAGTTATGAGATTAATAGCAAGCCCACTATCCTACTTGTTAAAGGAACGAAAGAAAGTGGTTTCATCTATAAATTAAAATGGTATGACTCTACATTTAGTAGAGAATTGGAGTGTGCAAGTTCAGATTATAATACACAATTACGTGCAAAAGTAATTGAATTAGCTAATCGGATAGAATCTTATCAATAACTTTAACTTAAAACCTTTGACCTGGATAAAGTACTTTATCCGGGCCATAGAAGTTAAGATCGAAGTTCAGTTATGCCTTTTGCTAAGAACCCTGATGAATAGTAAGAAACTCAGCTTTATCTCGCGCTACTAAAAATACTTATCTAAATGACATAAAGGAACACTCGTTTTTTGTAGAGCTTGAGACGTCATTTGAATAAAATCGTCAACTTCCAGTTTATTTTTTTTAGCAAATTCAAAAATCTCAAGCTTTTGATTGTTCAAATCTTGCTTGTCAGTTGAGGTGCGAAGATAAGCAATTGTTTTGGCCATAATTTACTCAAAAAATAGTCTGTTAATGTTTAACCTAAAATAATAGGTTTAATTATACAGTTAACTATAAATATATAAAGTGTAATAGAGCAACAAATCTGATGTATAATAACGTCCGTTTTAATGCATACAAAAATAACCCGTGGCGCGACTAAAAATACTTTCCAGTGACGATATTAATAAATTATACAAATTACCCGCCTTGGAGGATAAAGACCGATCGTTTGTATTTGAGCTAGATGAGGAAGATAAGGAGTATCTCAACTCTTTTGATAATATCCCTAAAAAAATCAATTACATTTTGCAAGTTAGTTTCTTTAGGATTTCGCAATATTTTTTTAATTTTACGTTTCAAGGACTCAGGAAAGACACCTGGTATGTTATTAAAACTTATTTTCCTTGCGAGAAATTTCCAAAAAAACAAGTGAATAAACGGCATCATTATGACAACCGTAATGCCATTTTAAAAAAATATGGCATGTCAATTTATTCGAGCAAAAATAAGGCTATAGCTATCGGGTACGCCAAGGAGTTAATAAAGCAACATGCCGTACCCAAATATGTATTTAATTCCCTGATAGAGTACTTCCATCAGCATAAAATAGTCAGGCCATCCTACACCACCTTACAAGAAGTGGTTTCTAAAGCTTTGAACCATGAAAAAAATAGATTAAGCAATAAGATATATACCCTAACTGACAAACCGTTCAGAGAATTATTGGCAAACTTTCTCGAAAAAGATGAGTTATTTTATCAATTGACTGCTGTGAAAAAAGATCAAAAGGATTTTACAACTGGAGAGATTAATACCTCCATAAAAAACCATCAATTTTTGTCCGCTCTTTATCAAAGATCCACCGAAATCATTAAAGAACTGGGTATTTCAGAACAAAACATTCTGCATTATGCTGATTTAGCTGTGTACCATACCTGTTACGGTTTGCGGGCTATGAAACAAAAAAACTTATCTCGACTATATCTCATGTGCTACGCTCACCAACGCTATTTAAAAATCAGCGATCACTTGGTTGCCAGTTTTATTTATAAAATGAATTATTACACAGGTGAAGCGGAGTCTTACCAGGCACAGGCCATTTGTGATGCTAAAAACGAAGACAAAGACCAACGTCATGCAGCCGCTGCAATATTATCACTCGTAAACAATAAAAAGGTGGCGGATTCTGAAATACGGAAAAAAGCATATGAGATTATGCCAGAAGAGAAATTCCAACAGTTCATACAAAAAATTAAAAAACCAAATTTTACTCCCGAGTTTTATCGTTGGGAATACTACAGTGATGCAGCATCGACCATTAAGTTAAATACCCGAGCCGCATTTAAAGCTCTGGATTTTCATAGTAAAAATAAGGCGTTAAATGCTGCTATAGTTTTCTTAAAAAGCCACTATAACTCTAATAAGTCATTCAGCACTTACCAATTTAAAGACATACCCCTTGAATTCATACCCAAAGTGCTTCAGCGCTACGTGATTAAAAAGGTTCGATTGGATAAAAATAATAAAAAGGTAAAAACCATTGACCCTGACAGGTATGAGGTGATGCTTTATCTTCAAATTGAAAAGAGCCTAAAAACAGGTTCAGTTACCATTTATAATAGTTTATCTTACCGCTCATTAAATGATGAGCTACACCCCAAACAGGATTGGGATGAAAATAAACATTCAATCATTAAAAGCCTTGAGAATAAACTGTTGGCAACGGATATAAACGATATCCTTAAACAGCTTACTGATCGATTATTCCTGCGCTATAAAGAAATAAACGATAAAATTGCATCAGGTCAAAACAACAAAATTAAGCTCAAACACAACAAAAATGGAGAGGTTATTCGCTGGCAGTTACCTTATAAAAAATCAGACGATGGTGTTAATAATCCTTTTTATGAGAATTTACCCCTCACAAGTATCGGGAAAATCATACAGTTTGGTAATAACCATACCGGATTTATGAAAAAATTTACTCATATCTTGCCAATAGGCAGTAAAAAACAAGCTGATGAAGCGGCATTATCGGCCTGTCTTGTTGCAAAAGGTACTGGAATTGATATTGATAAAATGAAAGACATTAGCGATGTTAAAGAACATGACCTAAAGTCAACTTATGCTGATTTTATTCGCCATATGACCTTAACACAAGCAAGTGATGTAGTAATGAGTTGTGTAAAGGAATTGCCAATATTTGAAAAATATACCCTGGCTGATTATGGAATCCATGCAAGCATTGATGGACAGAAATTAGAAACCAAATTCAATTCTATTATGGCAAGGTTCTCAACAAAATATTTTGGATTTGGCCAGGGAGTATCTGCTTATACATTGTCCGCAAACTGGCTGCCCCTATGCACAAAAATTATTGGAGCAAATGAGCACGAAAGCCATTATCTGTTTGATATGCTCAATAGCAACACTAGCGATATTGAAGTTGCAGCGGTATCAGGGGACATGCACAGTATAAACCGAGTTAATTTCATCATATTGTTCCTTTTTGGCTACCGTTTTATGCCTCGGTTTACTCAATTAGATAAAAAAGCAAGTTCAAACCTGGTCAGTTTTGATGAGCCTAAGCTTTATGAAGGAATGCTTATAAAACCAAGTAAAAAAGTGAACGTTAAATTAATTATT contains:
- a CDS encoding Tn3 family transposase gives rise to the protein MARLKILSSDDINKLYKLPALEDKDRSFVFELDEEDKEYLNSFDNIPKKINYILQVSFFRISQYFFNFTFQGLRKDTWYVIKTYFPCEKFPKKQVNKRHHYDNRNAILKKYGMSIYSSKNKAIAIGYAKELIKQHAVPKYVFNSLIEYFHQHKIVRPSYTTLQEVVSKALNHEKNRLSNKIYTLTDKPFRELLANFLEKDELFYQLTAVKKDQKDFTTGEINTSIKNHQFLSALYQRSTEIIKELGISEQNILHYADLAVYHTCYGLRAMKQKNLSRLYLMCYAHQRYLKISDHLVASFIYKMNYYTGEAESYQAQAICDAKNEDKDQRHAAAAILSLVNNKKVADSEIRKKAYEIMPEEKFQQFIQKIKKPNFTPEFYRWEYYSDAASTIKLNTRAAFKALDFHSKNKALNAAIVFLKSHYNSNKSFSTYQFKDIPLEFIPKVLQRYVIKKVRLDKNNKKVKTIDPDRYEVMLYLQIEKSLKTGSVTIYNSLSYRSLNDELHPKQDWDENKHSIIKSLENKLLATDINDILKQLTDRLFLRYKEINDKIASGQNNKIKLKHNKNGEVIRWQLPYKKSDDGVNNPFYENLPLTSIGKIIQFGNNHTGFMKKFTHILPIGSKKQADEAALSACLVAKGTGIDIDKMKDISDVKEHDLKSTYADFIRHMTLTQASDVVMSCVKELPIFEKYTLADYGIHASIDGQKLETKFNSIMARFSTKYFGFGQGVSAYTLSANWLPLCTKIIGANEHESHYLFDMLNSNTSDIEVAAVSGDMHSINRVNFIILFLFGYRFMPRFTQLDKKASSNLVSFDEPKLYEGMLIKPSKKVNVKLIIKEWDNILRIMATLGLKKSSQSTIVKKLSSYQSNDTLRALIELDQIIMTLYVLDYIDDEGMRKTVHRSLNRGESYHQIRSAIAKISSRKLVGRTEIELTINNECARLLANCIIFYNASLLSGLYEHYKKDKAEDKWLKIIRLSPVAWQHINLIGKYEFYSDRELPNLHEVIQNLISNEKIDLLATT
- a CDS encoding recombinase family protein, giving the protein MAKTIAYLRTSTDKQDLNNQKLEIFEFAKKNKLEVDDFIQMTSQALQKTSVPLCHLDKYF